From Aquificaceae bacterium:
TATTATAATAGCTTGTTATGAATGAAAACCTAAGGAAAGGCATACTCCTTTATGCCATAGGGGAAGAAGGAGAGCTTGAAGACTTTCTGAGAGGACTTTCCAAGAATACCTTAGAGGCTCTATTTGTAGACCTTATAACCATGTATTTCAACGATAAAAACTCTTCTAAACTTAGGGAATTGTCCGCAATTTATATCGCAGGTTATGAGCCAATACAGGAAAAGCTGGGGTACAACGGTTATATGCAGTTAGTAGATACGGGGGAAACGGTGTATTGCGAAGTGAAACCTCAGAATACGGATAGTGTAAAGAAAAAACTTAATGGAGGAGGAAGTTTTAACGATTACACTCCAGAAAGATTTGAAGAGGATATAGAGAAAAATCCAAAAGTTCTAACCTGTGGCTTCGTGCATGGTAAACTCCTTTATATCTTTGAGTTTGATTTCAAGTGTTTAGAGGACAGATTAAAAACTTTGATTAACAAACGCTTTCTCGAAGGCAAACGAAGGGAAGGTGAGTATTTACGCTCCGCAAGTTTTTCTATAAAGCACTATAGGGATTGCAAAAACCTAAAGGTGGTATTCATCCGTAAAGACATAAAAAAGTTCTACAGCTTTCTATCAAAAGAACTCATTGAATTTATAGAGAATTTAGGAGGAGGTAATGCATAGCATAGAAGAGTTTCTCAACAGAGTTATATGCGGAGATGTTTTAGAAGTTCTTAGGGACATGCCCTCTGGCTCCATAGACCTTGGGATAACTTCACCGCCTTATAACAAAAAGGAAAAACATGGCGGTTGGCTTGTGCCAAAAGTGATATACAAAACTTACAAAGACGCTATGAAGGAAGAGGACTATCAAAGATGGCAGATAGACGTTTTAGATGAACTCTACAGGGTGATAAAGGAGGGTGGCAGTTTTTTCTACAACCACAAGGTTAGATACGAAAACGGAAAGATGATACATCCTCTTGAGTGGCTTACAAAAACCAAGTGGAATATATGGCAGGAGATTATATGGAACAGGAAGATAGCAGGGAACATCAGAGGGTGGAGGTTTTGGCAGGTTGAAGAGAGGATATATTGGCTTGTAAAGGGTAAACCTAAGGAGCTAAGTCCAAGTCATGCAAAGCTCACATCCATATGGGACATAAGACCAGAACAAGGACACAAGGACCATCCTGCGGTTTTTCCCATAGAGCTTCCTACAAGGATAATCTACTCTATTCTTGAAGACAGATACGGTGTAGTCATAGACCCCTTTTGTGGCACAGGGACTACACTTGTGTCCGCAAAACTATTAGGTAAGGCTTATATAGGAATAGACATATCTGAAGAGTATGTGGCTTACGCCATAAAGAGGCTTGAATCCGCAGATAAGGAAAGGCATAGAGTCCTTTATGAGCTTTCCCTTCATGAGGTTAGTCTTACCTTTGAGGAGAGGAAAAAGAAAGGGCTTTGGAACAAGAGGCTTAAAAAGTTATAATAGTTTCTCATGGTAGTTTCACGCTTTGCACCAAGTCCTACGGGATATTTGCATCTTGGAAACGCAAGGACTGCTATATTTAGCTACCTTTTTGCCAGACACCACCGCGGGAAGTTTATCCTCAGGGTAGAAGATACAGAC
This genomic window contains:
- a CDS encoding site-specific DNA-methyltransferase; protein product: MHSIEEFLNRVICGDVLEVLRDMPSGSIDLGITSPPYNKKEKHGGWLVPKVIYKTYKDAMKEEDYQRWQIDVLDELYRVIKEGGSFFYNHKVRYENGKMIHPLEWLTKTKWNIWQEIIWNRKIAGNIRGWRFWQVEERIYWLVKGKPKELSPSHAKLTSIWDIRPEQGHKDHPAVFPIELPTRIIYSILEDRYGVVIDPFCGTGTTLVSAKLLGKAYIGIDISEEYVAYAIKRLESADKERHRVLYELSLHEVSLTFEERKKKGLWNKRLKKL